From Enterococcus mundtii, the proteins below share one genomic window:
- a CDS encoding alcohol dehydrogenase catalytic domain-containing protein gives MKAVQLLGKENIQINEIPRPEITEKEVLVKVRAASICGTDVRMYKNGYPTASETTPLTLGHEISGDIIEVGASVEFYKKGMRVAIAPNMGCGICDQCVRGYTHLCETYEAFGINLPGGFAEYLVIPEKAVRQGNISLIPDGLSYEEAALIEPFSCVFNGQEIAGNNPGDNVLIIGSGPIGIMHAQLVRARGAGKVMMNDLSEDRLADAKKIIPDLVTLTSENLKEKIFAETNNQGVDLCIIAAPAPQAQEASFSYMAMNGRCLFFGGLPKEKEEVKLNTNILHYKQLRVFGCTRASLISYRTSAQLVANGRIPLKELITSRYSIDDFDSALENAKNAVGLKNVIIFKE, from the coding sequence ATGAAAGCGGTCCAATTATTAGGGAAAGAAAATATCCAAATAAATGAAATACCCAGACCAGAGATAACGGAGAAAGAAGTGTTAGTAAAGGTCAGAGCAGCTTCGATCTGTGGGACCGATGTTCGGATGTATAAAAATGGCTATCCAACAGCAAGCGAGACAACTCCATTGACTTTGGGACACGAAATTTCGGGGGATATCATTGAGGTAGGCGCATCTGTGGAATTTTACAAAAAAGGAATGCGCGTAGCGATTGCACCAAATATGGGCTGTGGGATCTGTGATCAATGTGTCCGCGGGTACACACATTTATGTGAAACTTATGAAGCATTTGGGATCAATCTTCCAGGTGGTTTTGCAGAATATTTAGTGATTCCAGAAAAAGCTGTACGTCAAGGAAATATCTCGTTGATTCCTGATGGATTATCTTATGAAGAAGCAGCGCTGATCGAGCCATTCAGTTGTGTATTCAACGGACAAGAGATTGCTGGGAACAATCCAGGGGATAATGTGTTGATCATCGGCTCTGGACCAATTGGGATCATGCACGCGCAGTTAGTCCGAGCAAGAGGTGCGGGTAAAGTCATGATGAACGATCTATCAGAGGATCGTTTAGCAGATGCGAAGAAGATCATCCCAGATCTTGTGACATTAACGTCTGAGAACTTAAAAGAAAAAATATTTGCTGAAACAAACAATCAAGGAGTCGATCTATGTATTATTGCTGCACCAGCTCCACAAGCGCAAGAAGCAAGTTTTAGCTATATGGCAATGAATGGTCGGTGTCTGTTTTTTGGTGGATTACCTAAGGAAAAAGAAGAAGTGAAATTGAATACGAATATCCTTCACTATAAACAGTTACGGGTTTTTGGTTGTACACGTGCTAGTCTCATAAGTTATCGAACCTCTGCACAGCTAGTTGCGAATGGTCGTATCCCGCTAAAAGAGTTGATTACGAGTCGCTATTCCATTGATGACTTCGATTCAGCATTGGAAAATGCAAAGAATGCTGTTGGTCTAAAAAATGTGATTATCTTCAAGGAGTAA
- a CDS encoding DeoR/GlpR family DNA-binding transcription regulator, with amino-acid sequence MDDQLYAEERKQSIVNMVNEKKRMQVSELVEFFNVTGSTIRNDLRELENEGLVTRTHGGVIKREFQRSVEIIPKSRELTSEKYKIAEQAVQLIEENDILAIDTGTSCRAFVEKLITSPLKQLTILTYDLEIALLLSEKTNYQVQVIGGTIRNGYPYVSGSSVALGLAGFSVDKVILGTTSFDKDYGYSTPNYETAEMKKSLINIGRIKIVLSDSSKINQRSFKQFAKPEDCDYLVTDAHITQEQQNEINALGINLLIV; translated from the coding sequence ATGGACGATCAATTGTATGCAGAAGAAAGAAAGCAATCAATCGTAAATATGGTCAATGAGAAAAAGCGAATGCAAGTCTCAGAACTTGTAGAATTTTTCAATGTGACTGGGTCAACGATTCGTAATGACTTGCGAGAACTTGAAAATGAAGGTCTAGTGACACGTACGCACGGTGGGGTCATTAAACGAGAATTTCAGCGAAGTGTTGAAATTATTCCGAAAAGTCGTGAGTTGACAAGTGAAAAATACAAAATTGCTGAACAGGCGGTTCAATTGATTGAAGAAAATGACATCTTGGCGATTGATACAGGAACATCTTGCCGTGCATTCGTCGAAAAATTGATCACTAGTCCATTGAAACAGTTAACGATCTTGACTTATGATCTTGAGATTGCCTTGTTATTAAGTGAAAAAACAAATTATCAAGTACAAGTGATCGGTGGGACGATTCGAAATGGCTATCCTTATGTGTCAGGAAGTTCCGTAGCACTTGGGTTGGCTGGATTTTCCGTAGATAAAGTTATTTTGGGGACCACTTCTTTTGATAAAGATTATGGATACTCAACCCCTAATTACGAAACAGCAGAAATGAAGAAAAGTTTGATCAATATCGGGCGCATAAAAATCGTATTAAGTGACTCGAGTAAGATCAATCAACGCAGTTTCAAGCAATTTGCGAAACCTGAAGACTGTGATTATTTAGTCACGGATGCCCATATTACGCAAGAACAGCAAAATGAAATCAATGCACTGGGGATCAATCTATTGATCGTTTAA
- a CDS encoding EF0163 family protein codes for MKRITCIILLLIGLLFVGVKYHELQEKYYDKEATIANLKNENSEQSVVISEPQTDSNEEKADKIKEKDILESFVDAYVNFHSIDNRNQSVMNFVTEDCQKENALDIEVHADFDSTGTIERSYQDLTDPDSFIVVGKEESRGASHEFLMKVHFSDDKINFYNYQYWHKIKYHLF; via the coding sequence ATGAAACGAATTACTTGTATCATTTTATTATTGATTGGTCTCCTATTTGTTGGAGTGAAGTATCATGAATTACAAGAAAAGTATTACGATAAAGAAGCTACTATCGCGAACTTAAAAAACGAAAACAGTGAACAATCGGTTGTTATATCAGAGCCACAAACTGATAGCAATGAAGAAAAAGCCGATAAAATAAAAGAAAAAGATATTCTTGAATCTTTTGTGGATGCTTATGTCAATTTTCATTCCATTGATAATCGAAATCAATCGGTTATGAACTTTGTAACAGAAGATTGTCAAAAAGAAAATGCACTGGATATAGAAGTTCATGCAGATTTTGATAGTACGGGAACGATTGAACGTAGCTATCAAGACTTAACTGATCCAGATAGTTTTATTGTGGTTGGAAAGGAAGAAAGTCGTGGTGCTTCGCATGAATTTTTGATGAAGGTTCATTTTAGCGATGACAAAATAAACTTTTATAATTACCAATATTGGCACAAAATTAAATATCATTTGTTTTAA
- a CDS encoding S8 family peptidase, translated as MKKFKKKIYLGLVVGVSMFGFIVHTKQVNADTQQKEMIMSQLGESQREYVPNEVIVSLKATQRISTEKNKPQKLLGVNIMVEKDLTLRTNESDYNKRDQVLLVKLSEEISVEEAVRTFNASDMVNYAEPNYVVELEPLNEVEEPKVNNQLENQSIIPNDLNWSKQGNLRDISMPTAWEETKGSKDVKVAVIDSGIDYQHEDLSENVDASLGYDFFDEDSDPMDTMGHGTHIAGIIGAQTNNEVGVAGVNWDVTMVPIRVFGSSGVAAVAVMIEAINYATEKNFPIINYSMGSLGYSSAEEEAIKNYPGLFVAAAGNNGIDTTDQPFYPASLDIPNIISVGNSIGYKRYFNSNYSKTGVDLFAPGTQVYSTVPGYLKYSYKTGTSMATPHVTGSAALALSLNPDLSIEELKKIILNSVDPFYELSDLCLTGGRLNTNNVVRQVAGKLTASNITLSLNSEWSDEIAKEMCHVQWIDQSGEDLTDQVVVLKNEVDISNFGDYEVVFATPDLTDQLAVTVTIPRLRALTLGKGTATIDIGSAWDSNIAIDTFQVKAIDDFGNDITDQVQVTINANIDTIISTEATIKFEVPELGLADLGVLNITAKNSTIEGLKEVRINQGTQWNSSLAKEICNITAANPDGVAVTEAVKVIEDNVNPNEIGTYNVQFKVGLDGPKFSTTVIVE; from the coding sequence ATGAAAAAGTTTAAGAAAAAAATATATTTAGGATTGGTTGTTGGTGTGAGTATGTTTGGATTCATTGTTCATACTAAACAAGTAAATGCTGATACTCAACAAAAAGAAATGATCATGAGTCAATTAGGTGAATCTCAAAGAGAGTATGTACCAAATGAGGTAATTGTCAGTTTAAAGGCCACACAGAGAATCTCAACAGAGAAGAATAAACCACAGAAGTTACTAGGTGTAAATATTATGGTGGAAAAAGATTTGACTCTTAGAACAAATGAAAGCGATTATAACAAACGAGATCAAGTATTATTAGTGAAATTGAGCGAAGAAATTAGTGTAGAAGAGGCAGTAAGAACATTTAATGCTTCTGATATGGTCAACTATGCAGAGCCAAACTATGTTGTTGAACTAGAGCCTTTGAACGAGGTTGAAGAACCAAAAGTAAATAATCAATTAGAGAATCAATCAATTATTCCTAACGATCTTAATTGGAGTAAACAAGGTAATTTAAGAGATATTAGTATGCCAACGGCTTGGGAGGAAACCAAAGGTTCTAAAGATGTTAAGGTAGCGGTAATTGATTCAGGAATCGATTATCAACATGAGGATCTTTCCGAGAATGTAGATGCCAGCTTGGGATACGATTTTTTTGATGAAGATTCAGATCCAATGGATACTATGGGACATGGGACACATATTGCAGGAATCATTGGCGCACAGACGAATAATGAAGTAGGTGTAGCCGGTGTAAATTGGGATGTTACAATGGTGCCTATACGTGTATTTGGTAGTAGTGGAGTTGCTGCTGTCGCAGTTATGATTGAAGCTATTAATTATGCGACTGAAAAAAATTTTCCAATTATCAATTATAGTATGGGCAGTTTAGGTTACAGTAGCGCAGAAGAAGAAGCAATAAAAAATTATCCTGGGTTATTCGTAGCAGCAGCAGGAAATAACGGAATAGATACAACTGATCAACCTTTTTACCCAGCTTCTTTGGATATCCCTAATATTATTTCTGTAGGAAATTCTATTGGTTATAAACGTTACTTTAATTCAAATTATAGTAAAACAGGTGTCGATTTATTTGCCCCAGGGACGCAAGTTTATAGTACAGTTCCAGGTTATCTTAAGTACTCATATAAAACAGGTACCTCTATGGCGACACCACATGTCACTGGTAGTGCTGCATTAGCTCTATCACTAAATCCTGACTTATCTATCGAAGAATTAAAAAAAATTATATTAAATAGCGTTGATCCGTTTTACGAACTGTCTGATCTGTGTCTCACGGGCGGAAGACTAAATACGAATAATGTCGTACGACAAGTAGCTGGTAAACTTACTGCATCTAATATTACACTAAGTTTAAATAGTGAATGGTCAGATGAGATTGCTAAAGAGATGTGTCATGTTCAATGGATTGATCAATCAGGAGAAGATTTAACTGATCAAGTTGTTGTTCTAAAAAATGAAGTAGACATATCTAACTTTGGTGATTATGAAGTAGTCTTTGCAACTCCAGACTTAACCGATCAACTCGCAGTGACAGTGACTATCCCTCGATTGCGGGCACTTACGCTAGGTAAAGGAACAGCAACCATTGATATTGGTTCTGCATGGGACAGTAACATAGCCATCGATACGTTCCAAGTCAAAGCAATAGATGATTTTGGGAATGATATTACAGATCAAGTACAGGTCACTATTAATGCAAATATTGATACAATTATTTCAACGGAAGCAACGATAAAATTTGAAGTTCCAGAATTGGGATTAGCGGATTTAGGTGTACTGAATATTACTGCAAAAAATAGTACCATTGAAGGATTGAAGGAAGTTAGGATCAATCAAGGAACACAATGGAATAGTTCACTGGCTAAAGAAATATGTAATATCACAGCAGCTAATCCAGATGGAGTAGCTGTGACAGAAGCAGTTAAAGTAATAGAAGATAATGTGAATCCAAATGAAATTGGTACTTATAATGTACAATTCAAAGTAGGACTTGATGGACCTAAGTTTAGTACAACAGTAATTGTGGAATAG
- the proC gene encoding pyrroline-5-carboxylate reductase, producing the protein MKIGFIGTGNMASAIIKGIIKKEFASPDELYLFDIMSEKVQLFAKNIGATACTSNSQLIGLVDMVVLSVKPTVIERILASEKNQILEKRPLLISIAAGTPTDKIYNFLQTNEELPIVRVMPNINAIVGETAAAICGNEYVTDKQLNYVLDMFNSIGFAWKLDEKYFSNFTALAGSSPAYTFLFIDSIARAGVKHGLPKDLATQIAAQAVLGSAKMILESEESPWSLIDRVSSPGGTTVAGLLALEDHAFISTVVKGIDATIAKDNEMNNQQK; encoded by the coding sequence ATGAAAATAGGATTTATCGGAACCGGCAATATGGCTTCAGCAATTATTAAAGGAATTATTAAAAAAGAATTTGCTTCTCCAGACGAGCTTTACCTTTTTGATATAATGTCCGAAAAAGTGCAACTTTTTGCTAAAAATATTGGAGCAACAGCTTGCACTTCTAATTCACAATTGATTGGTTTAGTAGATATGGTGGTACTATCTGTAAAGCCAACAGTTATTGAAAGGATATTAGCTTCTGAAAAAAATCAGATATTGGAAAAGAGACCTTTACTAATATCAATTGCTGCTGGTACACCAACGGACAAAATATATAATTTTCTACAAACCAATGAAGAACTTCCAATCGTACGGGTCATGCCTAATATAAATGCTATCGTCGGAGAAACTGCTGCTGCCATTTGTGGAAATGAATATGTAACAGATAAACAGTTGAATTATGTCCTTGATATGTTTAACTCTATCGGTTTTGCTTGGAAATTAGATGAAAAGTATTTTTCAAATTTCACTGCTTTAGCAGGTAGTTCCCCAGCATATACATTTCTTTTTATTGATAGTATAGCAAGAGCAGGTGTTAAGCATGGATTACCGAAAGATCTAGCTACTCAGATTGCAGCACAAGCTGTTTTAGGTAGTGCAAAAATGATCCTTGAAAGTGAAGAATCTCCTTGGTCATTGATTGATCGCGTAAGCTCTCCCGGAGGTACTACAGTAGCCGGTCTATTAGCTTTGGAAGATCATGCTTTTATATCAACTGTTGTAAAAGGAATTGATGCTACAATTGCTAAGGATAATGAAATGAATAATCAACAAAAATAG
- a CDS encoding DEAD/DEAH box helicase family protein, whose protein sequence is MSKIKLRTYQQRVINQLTDYLENDSIHIVAPPGSGKTILGITIIEKIQKKTLILVPSLLLKHQWIEAIQHFYSQWETSESLLQPAEITVTTYQDLYSKGEALRDYFEEQHIQFLVLDESHHLKKNWSDFLLDLKNQTTGLQLLALTATPPFDASQKDWQTYIQLTGAIDEEVSVSELVKEEVLAPYQDFVYLVPVTKESEETFGAFLETQNQIVTILFSNEEVTTFLLDQPFIQEPLSHTGFIYKNFSVYLACLFYLNEQEYQLSKDHWQVLGIKRKRMTVPSQSKDSIIDLYQYLYQVAPQLAIFPYLEKVGWLSNQKLTFYPAFNGKESMNVPLMKTAIEQILVKEEFYQGPNLRCVILFDRIKKAVLEGQEGYLEYGLGLAFLDLKNLIHAETVLAAICGEFLIINQEIYHSHFLTYQEYRREIQVSGYVYLQMTQQNRGSLLALTTQLLDSGKIHVLIGTVSLLGEGWNCPAINTIIMGNQAGSYVQTQQIRGRGLRKFGETKLTNIWHIAPIIPNIPLSEQPFFRFVRKRLGFIEGLNLLDIPLISTGSERFELPDFPDLQTIANYTQHQLYQAKERDKHLRLWREALERRTHLSMPLFIRKQTSEKNEKNESSLYETKNSQRQSFVQAIITGNLLAYFQLKKKRKQWQKYCQMQQKLVETNYRLLVHEGILNTTIPLNITWDDDRFSCEIIASYYQEKIFNGVVKETLGVIDDPRYLLKIGTTYFALPARYGKNKNDAQSFAKEIKKSYPFAEIHYTKNLSERKHLMNARMNSLLTSDQLEIKEQKLWH, encoded by the coding sequence ATGTCGAAGATCAAATTAAGAACCTATCAGCAGCGAGTAATCAATCAGTTAACGGATTATTTAGAGAACGACAGTATTCATATTGTCGCTCCACCTGGATCAGGAAAAACAATTTTAGGAATAACGATCATTGAGAAAATACAGAAAAAAACGTTGATTTTAGTTCCATCTTTATTGTTGAAGCATCAGTGGATCGAAGCTATCCAGCACTTCTATTCGCAATGGGAAACTTCGGAGTCGCTTCTTCAACCGGCAGAAATCACAGTCACTACTTATCAGGACTTATACAGTAAAGGCGAGGCGTTACGCGATTACTTTGAAGAACAACACATTCAATTTCTAGTATTGGACGAGTCTCACCATCTCAAAAAAAATTGGTCTGACTTTCTCTTAGATTTAAAGAACCAAACCACAGGTCTGCAATTATTAGCTTTGACTGCGACGCCACCTTTTGATGCAAGTCAAAAAGACTGGCAAACGTATATTCAATTGACAGGAGCAATCGATGAAGAAGTTTCTGTATCTGAATTGGTCAAAGAAGAGGTTTTGGCACCCTATCAAGATTTTGTTTATCTTGTTCCCGTCACAAAAGAATCAGAAGAGACATTTGGTGCTTTTTTAGAAACACAAAATCAAATCGTGACAATCCTTTTTAGTAACGAGGAAGTCACAACGTTCTTGTTAGACCAGCCGTTCATTCAGGAGCCGCTAAGCCATACTGGATTTATTTATAAAAATTTTTCAGTGTACTTGGCTTGTCTGTTCTATCTAAATGAGCAAGAGTATCAACTGTCGAAAGATCATTGGCAGGTACTAGGGATTAAACGAAAACGCATGACTGTTCCGTCACAATCCAAAGACAGTATCATTGATTTGTACCAGTATTTGTATCAAGTCGCGCCACAATTAGCTATTTTCCCTTATCTAGAAAAAGTAGGTTGGCTCTCGAATCAGAAGCTGACTTTTTACCCCGCATTCAATGGCAAAGAATCAATGAATGTGCCATTGATGAAAACCGCGATTGAACAGATCCTTGTAAAGGAAGAATTCTATCAAGGACCAAACTTACGTTGCGTGATTTTATTTGATCGCATCAAGAAAGCAGTGCTGGAGGGACAAGAAGGGTATTTGGAATATGGTCTTGGACTCGCTTTTTTAGACTTGAAGAATCTGATCCATGCAGAAACAGTTTTAGCGGCTATTTGTGGTGAGTTTCTTATCATTAATCAAGAAATCTATCACAGTCATTTTTTGACGTACCAAGAATATCGTAGAGAGATCCAGGTTTCTGGATATGTCTATTTACAGATGACGCAACAAAATCGTGGTAGCTTATTGGCGCTAACTACTCAACTGCTTGATTCTGGAAAAATACATGTATTGATAGGTACAGTCAGTTTATTAGGCGAGGGCTGGAATTGTCCAGCAATCAATACGATCATTATGGGGAATCAAGCTGGTTCATATGTACAGACCCAACAAATCAGAGGACGTGGATTGAGGAAATTTGGAGAAACAAAACTAACGAATATCTGGCATATTGCACCCATTATTCCCAATATTCCACTAAGTGAACAGCCTTTCTTTCGTTTTGTTCGAAAACGTTTAGGTTTCATTGAGGGCTTGAATCTTCTTGATATCCCTTTGATTTCAACAGGAAGTGAACGATTTGAATTGCCAGATTTTCCTGATCTTCAGACGATTGCTAACTATACTCAACATCAACTTTATCAGGCAAAAGAACGCGATAAGCATTTACGATTGTGGCGAGAAGCATTGGAAAGAAGGACACATCTATCCATGCCGTTGTTCATTCGGAAACAGACATCAGAAAAGAATGAGAAAAATGAGAGCTCGCTTTACGAAACAAAAAATAGTCAGAGACAATCATTCGTTCAAGCGATTATTACAGGGAACTTACTGGCCTATTTCCAATTGAAGAAAAAAAGAAAACAGTGGCAAAAATATTGCCAGATGCAGCAAAAACTAGTGGAGACCAATTATCGATTACTTGTTCATGAAGGTATCTTAAATACAACTATTCCATTAAACATTACTTGGGATGATGACCGCTTCTCTTGTGAGATCATTGCTAGTTATTATCAAGAAAAGATATTCAATGGCGTAGTCAAGGAGACATTAGGAGTCATAGACGATCCACGATACTTATTGAAAATAGGAACTACTTATTTTGCATTACCTGCTCGTTATGGTAAAAATAAAAACGACGCCCAATCTTTTGCAAAAGAAATCAAGAAATCGTATCCCTTTGCCGAGATCCACTATACCAAAAATCTTTCAGAACGCAAACACTTGATGAATGCACGAATGAACAGTTTACTGACAAGCGATCAGTTAGAGATCAAAGAGCAGAAACTGTGGCATTAG
- a CDS encoding DeoR/GlpR family DNA-binding transcription regulator, protein MLYSTKPKGGAHTESELRLNDIMEFLSKKKQASNKDLCQHLHCSISTLRRDLLKLEERGAIKRTHGGAILTKTTNTEFSHIIREASNIKEKQIIADLAQDFIAPGMCIFLDSSSTVQQLVPLLKTIPNLVVITNGLKIALDLSEGKSEALKVFIIGGEVKINSSAVINNSYESLFDSFQFDLAFFSCRGLDLEGVYEASFSQAQVKKEMMKQSKQTILLIDYTKFGSSHFFKIGDFLDYNALVTNCEPSKNYLATFDDHDLDIIFPYQN, encoded by the coding sequence ATGCTATACTCGACTAAACCAAAAGGAGGCGCTCACACGGAATCGGAATTAAGGTTGAATGATATCATGGAGTTTCTGAGCAAAAAAAAACAAGCTTCAAATAAAGATCTCTGCCAACATCTACACTGTAGTATTTCTACACTTAGGAGAGATTTATTGAAACTAGAAGAACGTGGTGCGATCAAGCGTACTCACGGCGGAGCCATTTTAACGAAAACAACGAATACCGAATTTTCCCACATCATACGAGAAGCCTCGAACATCAAAGAAAAACAGATCATCGCTGATTTAGCTCAAGATTTTATTGCCCCCGGTATGTGTATTTTTTTAGATTCGAGTAGTACCGTCCAACAGCTTGTGCCATTATTGAAAACAATCCCAAATTTAGTGGTGATCACAAATGGCTTAAAAATCGCTTTGGATTTAAGTGAAGGGAAAAGCGAAGCATTGAAGGTTTTTATTATCGGCGGGGAAGTCAAAATAAACTCTAGTGCAGTTATTAATAATTCCTATGAGTCACTCTTTGATTCTTTTCAATTTGACTTAGCCTTTTTTTCGTGTAGAGGGTTGGATCTAGAGGGCGTTTATGAAGCAAGTTTCAGTCAAGCACAAGTAAAAAAAGAAATGATGAAGCAATCGAAACAAACCATTCTTTTGATTGATTATACGAAATTTGGTTCCAGTCACTTCTTTAAAATTGGTGATTTCCTTGATTATAACGCTTTAGTTACAAATTGTGAGCCTAGCAAAAATTATTTAGCTACTTTTGATGATCATGACTTGGATATCATTTTTCCTTATCAAAATTAA
- a CDS encoding class II aldolase/adducin family protein, giving the protein MNEELVKQQICDVCNKMWHLGWVAANDGNVSAKLADDIFICTPTGISKSFITPDKLIKINRKGEVLEANGDYKPSSEIKMHLRVYQEREDVGSVVHAHPPVATAFALAQIPLDTYSLIENAIVISSVPITPFGTPSTDEVPEAITPFLPEHDVLLLENHGALAMGSDVITAYYRMETLELVAKTSFHARMLLGGKAEAEISQDKLQKLFEMRKNYGVTGKHPGYKKYS; this is encoded by the coding sequence ATGAATGAAGAATTAGTAAAACAACAGATTTGTGATGTATGTAACAAGATGTGGCACCTGGGTTGGGTAGCAGCCAATGATGGGAATGTTTCAGCAAAATTAGCTGATGACATCTTTATTTGTACGCCAACTGGCATTAGTAAAAGTTTTATTACACCGGACAAGTTGATCAAAATCAATCGTAAGGGAGAAGTTTTAGAAGCAAATGGTGACTACAAGCCTTCAAGCGAAATCAAAATGCACTTACGCGTATATCAAGAAAGAGAAGATGTTGGCTCAGTCGTTCATGCCCATCCTCCTGTAGCAACAGCGTTTGCCTTAGCTCAAATCCCATTAGATACGTATTCTTTGATTGAGAATGCGATTGTTATTTCTTCCGTGCCAATCACGCCATTTGGGACTCCTTCGACTGATGAAGTCCCAGAAGCGATTACCCCATTTTTACCTGAACATGATGTCTTGTTACTCGAAAATCACGGGGCACTAGCGATGGGCTCAGATGTGATCACTGCTTATTATCGGATGGAAACCTTAGAATTAGTTGCTAAAACTTCTTTTCATGCAAGAATGCTTTTGGGCGGTAAAGCTGAAGCTGAGATTTCACAAGATAAACTACAAAAGCTATTTGAAATGAGAAAGAATTATGGTGTGACCGGCAAACATCCTGGATATAAAAAATATAGCTGA
- a CDS encoding rhamnulokinase: MKKNVLAFDFGASSGRAIIGSYENGRLVLKEIHRFPNYPLEENGTLYWDIDYLFEQIKIGIRRATDEYSIDSLGIDTWGVDFGLLDRAGQLIKRPVNYRDPRTQGILAEAEKYMPLKDIYQQTGNQMMEINSLYQLLAERQNNPEFDQVATILFMPDLFNYLLTGKIVAERSIASTSQLVNPRNGRWDEKVLESFAFSESIFPPLVSSGKPLGMIKKDIGLPPIKVVNVCGHDTASAVVSVPCNQEFLFISCGTWSLVGTELARPIINEKAYNYNLTNEAGINHTTRFLKNCTGLWIIQEVKRNLAELGRVYSYSELANLADDASEFKCLIDTDDLTFIAPGNMIQRIQHYAAKTKQAIPQTDGELVRCVYESLAMKYKYCILEIIDAVGKEFDTVNIVGGGSQAEILCQMVADASNMRVSAGPVEATAIGNISVQLLAEGVFKDVKEVREWIKELIAVKSYFPSTKKREWDKEFSKYQQLLKSGEKANA; encoded by the coding sequence TTGAAGAAAAATGTACTCGCTTTTGATTTTGGCGCATCCTCTGGGCGTGCCATCATTGGTAGTTACGAAAATGGCAGGTTGGTATTAAAAGAAATCCATCGATTCCCAAACTATCCTTTGGAAGAAAATGGCACGCTTTACTGGGATATTGATTATTTATTTGAACAAATAAAAATAGGCATTCGACGAGCAACAGATGAATATTCGATCGATAGTCTAGGAATCGATACATGGGGCGTCGATTTTGGCTTATTGGATCGCGCGGGTCAATTGATCAAACGACCAGTGAACTACCGTGATCCTCGAACGCAGGGAATTCTGGCGGAGGCCGAGAAGTATATGCCACTCAAAGATATTTATCAACAAACGGGGAACCAAATGATGGAGATCAATTCGCTTTATCAGCTGTTAGCAGAACGGCAAAACAATCCGGAGTTTGATCAAGTGGCGACTATTTTGTTTATGCCTGATTTATTCAACTATTTACTCACAGGGAAAATCGTTGCAGAACGAAGTATTGCCTCAACTTCCCAATTAGTCAACCCGAGGAATGGTCGTTGGGATGAGAAAGTGCTAGAATCATTTGCTTTTTCGGAGAGCATATTTCCACCATTGGTATCTTCTGGGAAACCTTTAGGAATGATAAAAAAAGATATAGGATTACCACCAATAAAAGTGGTGAATGTCTGTGGTCATGATACCGCTAGTGCAGTAGTTAGTGTACCTTGTAACCAAGAATTTCTGTTTATCTCTTGCGGAACCTGGTCGTTGGTCGGTACAGAATTAGCTAGACCGATCATCAACGAAAAGGCATATAACTATAATTTAACAAATGAAGCTGGGATCAACCACACGACGCGTTTTCTAAAAAATTGTACTGGACTCTGGATCATTCAAGAAGTGAAACGAAATTTAGCAGAATTAGGTCGGGTGTATTCCTATTCTGAACTTGCCAATTTGGCGGATGATGCATCGGAATTTAAATGTTTGATCGATACGGATGATCTGACATTTATTGCTCCCGGGAATATGATCCAACGAATCCAACACTATGCTGCAAAAACGAAGCAAGCGATTCCGCAAACAGATGGCGAATTGGTGCGGTGTGTCTATGAAAGTTTAGCAATGAAATACAAGTATTGTATTTTAGAAATCATCGATGCTGTTGGAAAAGAGTTTGATACGGTCAATATCGTCGGTGGTGGTTCCCAGGCTGAAATCCTTTGTCAAATGGTGGCGGATGCTTCCAATATGCGAGTAAGCGCAGGTCCAGTTGAAGCAACTGCTATTGGAAATATTTCCGTGCAATTATTGGCAGAAGGCGTATTTAAAGATGTGAAGGAAGTGAGAGAGTGGATAAAAGAATTGATAGCGGTCAAATCCTATTTTCCGAGTACTAAAAAAAGAGAATGGGATAAAGAGTTTTCTAAGTATCAACAACTTTTAAAATCGGGGGAGAAAGCAAATGCTTAA